From a region of the Coffea arabica cultivar ET-39 chromosome 3e, Coffea Arabica ET-39 HiFi, whole genome shotgun sequence genome:
- the LOC113720457 gene encoding norfluorocurarine oxidase-like, with amino-acid sequence MALINLDLSFFSIFSSLILLLSLLKWFHAASKPQKKLPPSPPKLPIIGNLHQLGQFPHRSLQSLSRKYGPLMLLELGSKPMLVVSSSNSACQILKTHDLSFASRPKSGIPDKLFYGSKDIAFAPYGEYWRQLKSISMLHLLSNKRIQSFQHVREEETSLMIEKISRMCSSSAVNLSDMFLILTNDIICRVALGRKYSEEENGRKSMENLKVFGELLGIFDVGNYIPSLAWVNRFNGLDSKVKKTVKQIDGFLEGVIEEHMNKRKGKAESDSTAEARCQDFVDILIEINEEKTMGFALERDAMKAIILDVFGAGSDTTHSVMDWGMSELLKNPKVLHKLQAEVRDVTQGKPEITRADMEKMQYLKAVIKETLRLHTPVPLLGPKESNQDVKVMGYDVPKNTQVLVNAWAIARDPLLWENPEEFRPERFLGSSVDFHGLNFELIPFGAGRRVCPGVNFAMSVTELALAKLVNTFNFTSPDGINPNELDMTESFGITVHRKFPLHAIATPYSS; translated from the exons ATGGCTTTGATCAATCTtgatctttcatttttctctattttttcctcGCTCATATTACTTCTATCCCTTCTCAAATGGTTCCATGCTGCTTCTAAACCCCAGAAAAAGTTACCACCATCTCCACCAAAGCTCCCAATTATTGGCAATCTTCACCAGCTTGGCCAGTTTCCACATCGCTCCCTCCAATCACTGTCAAGAAAATATGGTCCACTCATGCTGCTTGAACTGGGAAGCAAGCCAATGCTGGTTGTCTCTTCCTCTAATTCAGCTTGCCAGATCTTGAAAACCCATGATTTATCCTTTGCAAGCAGGCCTAAATCGGGCATCCCAGATAAACTCTTTTACGGAAGCAAAGACATAGCTTTTGCACCATATGGTGAGTATTGGAGACAACTAAAAAGCATTTCTATGCTTCATCTTTTGAGTAACAAAAGGATTCAGTCTTTTCAACATGTCAGAGAAGAAGAGACGTCACTCATGATCGAGAAGATCAGCCGAATGTGTTCTTCCTCAGCTGTAAACTTAAGTGACATGTTTTTAATTCTCACAAATGATATAATCTGTAGGGTTGCCTTGGGGAGGAAGTATAGCGAGGaagaaaatgggaggaaaagtatGGAGAATTTGAAGGTGTTTGGTGAGTTACTGGGTATTTTTGATGTAGGAAACTATATTCCTTCGCTTGCATGGGTTAATCGCTTCAATGGTTTAGATTCTAAAGTGAAGAAAACAGTTAAACAGATTGACGGATTTCTTGAGGGTGTGATAGAAGAGCACATGAATAAGAGGAAAGGAAAGGCTGAAAGTGACTCTACTGCTGAGGCAAGATGCCAAGACTTTGTAGATATCTTGATTGAGATTAATGAGGAAAAGACTATGGGCTTTGCTCTTGAACGAGATGCTATGAAAGCTATCATCCTG GATGTCTTTGGTGCTGGATCTGATACAACACATTCAGTTATGGATTGGGGAATGTCAGAACTTCTAAAGAACCCCAAAGTCTTGCACAAATTGCAGGCTGAGGTAAGAGATGTGACTCAAGGAAAGCCAGAAATAACTCGAGCTGATATGGAGAAAATGCAGTACTTAAAAGCAGTGATTAAAGAAACTCTGCGACTTCATACTCCAGTTCCATTACTGGGTCCTAAAGAATCGAATCAAGACGTCAAAGTAATGGGGTATGATGTACCAAAGAACACGCAGGTACTTGTGAATGCTTGGGCAATTGCAAGAGATCCGTTGTTATGGGAGAACCCGGAGGAATTTCGACCTGAGAGGTTTTTGGGTTCGAGTGTAGATTTTCATGGTTTGAACTTTGAGTTAATTCCGTTTGGTGCTGGACGAAGAGTTTGCCCGGGTGTCAACTTCGCCATGTCAGTAACTGaacttgcattggcaaaactgGTCAACACATTTAACTTTACATCACCTGATGGAATCAATCCAAACGAGTTGGACATGACCGAATCATTTGGTATCACAGTCCACAGGAAATTTCCTCTGCATGCCATTGCCACACCATATTCTTCCTAA
- the LOC113720456 gene encoding norfluorocurarine oxidase-like → MLTYHMALINLDLSFFSIFSLLVFLLSLLKWFYAASKPQKKLPPSPPKLPIIGNLHQLGQFPHRSLQSLSRKYGPLMLLELGSKPMLVVSSSNAACQILKTHDLSFASRPKSGIPDKLFYGSKDIAFAPYGEYWRQLKSISMLHLLSNKRIQSFQHVREEETSLMIEKISRMCSSSAVNLSDMFLILTNDIICRVALGRKYSEEENGRKSMENLKVFGELLGIFDVGNYIPSLAWVNRFNGLDSKVKKTVKQIDGFLEGVIEEHMNKRKGKAESHSTAEARCQDFVDILIEINEEKTMGFALERDAMKAIILDVFGAGSDTTHSVMDWGMSELLKNPKVLHKLQAEVRDVTQGKPEITRADMEKMQYLKAVIKETMRLHTPVPLLGPKESNQDVKVMGYDVPKSTQVLVNAWAIARDPLLWENPEEFRPERFLGSSVDFHGLNFELIPFGAGRRVCPGINFAMSVTELALAKLVNKFNFTSPDGINPNELDMTESFGITVHRKFPLHAIATPYSC, encoded by the exons ATGCTCACATACCACATGGCTTTGATCAATCTtgatctttcatttttctcaattttttcctTGCTCGTATTCCTTCTATCCCTTCTCAAATGGTTCTATGCTGCTTCTAAACCCCAGAAAAAGTTACCACCATCTCCACCAAAGCTCCCAATTATTGGCAATCTTCACCAGCTTGGCCAGTTTCCACATCGCTCCCTCCAATCACTGTCAAGAAAATATGGTCCACTCATGCTGCTTGAACTGGGAAGCAAGCCGATGCTGGTTGTCTCTTCCTCTAATGCAGCTTGCCAGATCTTGAAAACCCATGATTTATCCTTTGCAAGCAGGCCTAAATCGGGCATCCCAGATAAACTCTTTTACGGAAGCAAGGACATAGCTTTTGCACCATATGGTGAGTATTGGAGACAACTAAAAAGCATTTCTATGCTTCATCTTTTGAGTAACAAAAGGATTCAGTCTTTTCAACATGTCAGAGAAGAAGAGACGTCACTCATGATCGAGAAGATCAGCCGAATGTGTTCTTCCTCAGCTGTAAATTTAAGTGACATGTTTTTAATTCTCACAAATGATATAATCTGTAGGGTTGCCTTGGGGAGGAAGTATAGCGAGGaagaaaatgggaggaaaagtatGGAGAATTTGAAGGTGTTTGGTGAGTTACTGGGTATTTTTGATGTAGGAAACTATATTCCTTCGCTTGCATGGGTTAATCGCTTCAATGGTTTGGATTCTAAAGTGAAGAAAACAGTTAAACAGATTGACGGATTTCTTGAGGGTGTGATAGAAGAGCACATGAATAAGAGGAAAGGAAAGGCTGAAAGTCACTCTACTGCTGAGGCAAGATGCCAAGACTTTGTAGATATCTTGATTGAGATTAATGAGGAAAAGACTATGGGCTTTGCTCTTGAACGAGATGCTATGAAAGCTATCATCCTG GATGTCTTTGGTGCTGGATCTGATACAACACATTCAGTTATGGATTGGGGAATGTCAGAACTTCTAAAGAACCCCAAAGTCTTGCATAAATTGCAGGCTGAGGTAAGAGATGTGACTCAAGGAAAGCCAGAAATAACTAGAGCTGATATGGAGAAAATGCAATACTTAAAAGCAGTGATTAAAGAAACTATGAGACTTCATACTCCAGTTCCATTACTGGGTCCTAAAGAATCGAATCAAGACGTCAAAGTAATGGGGTATGATGTACCAAAGAGCACACAGGTACTTGTGAATGCTTGGGCAATTGCAAGAGATCCATTGTTGTGGGAGAACCCTGAAGAATTTCGACCTGAGAGGTTTTTGGGTTCGAGTGTAGATTTTCATGGTTTGAACTTTGAGTTAATTCCGTTTGGTGCCGGACGAAGAGTTTGCCCGGGTATCAACTTCGCCATGTCAGTAACTGaacttgcattggcaaaactgGTCAACAAATTTAACTTTACATCACCCGATGGAATCAATCCAAACGAGTTGGACATGACCGAATCATTTGGTATCACAGTCCACAGAAAATTTCCTCTGCATGCCATTGCCACACCATATTCTTGCTAA